A window of Aurantibacillus circumpalustris genomic DNA:
TGAAATTAAATCAAAGAAGTGATATCGAAAACACATTTAAAGAATCAGAGCGCATTTATAAAGTAAACAAACAACTCTTCGAACAAAAAGTAATTTCGGAGCAGGATTACAAACAATCTGAGAATAATTACACTTATGCTGTTCAAAAAAGGAAATTGACTGAACAAATTTTAAAACAAGATTCCGTTTCCACAAAAGAAGAATATGCGCAGGCCGAAGAATCTTACAAACGCACGCAGCAATCTTTAGCTATCATGCGTAAAAAAGTGGAAGACCTCATAGTTCGCGCTCCTATTGACGGACAGCTTACATCGCTTGATGCCGAGATTGGACAGAACAAAAACAAAGGTGAACGACTTGGGCAGATAGATGTGTTAAGTGGATTTAAAGTTAGAGTTGATATTGATGAGCATTACATTTCGCGGATCTACACTGGTTTAATCGGTGAGTTTACCTTTAGTGGAAAAGATTATAAATTAAAAATTCATAAAGTTTATACACAAGTAACGAACGGGAAATTTCAGGTAGACATGAAGTTTGAAGGAGAAATTGCTAAGGAAATTCGCCGTGGACAAACGCTTCAAATTCGTTTAGCATTAAGTGATGAGACAGAAGCGCTACTTCTAGCAAAAGGCGGCTTCTATCAACAAACTGGAGGGAATTGGGTTTTTAAGTTAAATGAAGATGGAAGTAAAGCCTACAAAGTGGATATACAGTTGGGGCGGCAAAATCCGGAATATTATGAAGTAATGCAGGGTTTAAAACCAGGAGATAAAATTATTACTTCAGGCTACGATAATTATGAAAACACACAAGAATTAGTTTTAAAAGAAAGTAAATAGAAAATAACAGATATGATAAAAGTAACAGAACTTGAGAAAATTTATCGTACCGAAGAAGTGGAAACGGTAGCGTTAAATAAAATTTCGTTTGATATTAAAACGGGCGAATTTGTGGCTATTATGGGTCCTTCGGGTTGCGGTAAATCTACGCTATTAAACATAATTGGTTTGCTAGACGATTTGGATGGTGGTAGTTTTAAGTTTAATGATATTGAAGTGGCAAAGTTTAATGAACGCAAACGTGCTGAAATGCGTAAGCATAACATTGGTTTTGTTTTTCAAAGTTTTAACCTGATAGACGAATTAACGGTTTTTGAAAACGTAGAACTTCCTTTAATATATACAGGAGTTGCCACGGCTGAAAGAAAACGAATTGTTGATGAAGTGTTAGATAAAATTCAAATCGCGCATCGGCGCAATCATTATCCACAACAGCTTTCCGGAGGTCAGCAACAACGTGTTGCTGTTGCTCGGGCCGTTGTAAACAAACCCAAATTAATTCTTGCCGATGAGCCAACAGGAAATTTGGATTCACGCAATGGTAACGACGTTATGCAACTTTTAACTGATTTGAATGAACAAGGAACTACTATTATTATGGTAACGCACTCTGAACACGATGCGCGGTATACGCACCGCATCATAAATATGCTTGACGGACAAATTGTAACTCAAAATATTAAAATATAAAAACTAAAAAATGATTTCTGCAATTCTCCTGTCGTTGATTAGTATTCTCAAAAGCGGAAAAGTTTTGGCTTTTGTGAACTCCCTGACTATTCTATTTCTAATAGTGAGTTTATTTTTTTTAAGCAACGCAGATAAAACAAATCTTAGTTCATCACATGAAGAGAATGCGGTACTTCTTGATTCATCCTTTCATCAAGACATTACGTTTATACAGCCCTTTACCTCGCTTGCAGGATTTAACTGGCGATTTGGGAAAGATATGAAGAGGAAAGAAAAGGAAGTAAAAGTAATTTCAGTGCCCACAATTAATTTGCCAAATCTCTTTAAAAGATAAGCCAATGCTAAAAAACTATTTTAAAATAGCCTGGAGAAATCTTTTAAAAAATAAACTGTTCTCGTTCATCAATATCATTGGACTTGCCATTGGTATTGGTTGTTGTGTGCTTATTTTCATTTACGTTGAAAATGAATTAAGCTACGACACTTTTAATGAGAATGCCGATAGAATTTGTCGTGTAACCTCAGTTGTTTACCAGGAAAAAAAGGAAGAACATTTCGCACCTACTTCCCCTATCACTGTGCAAAAAATTCAAGATGGATTCCCGGAAGTGGAAAAGATAGTCCGGCTCACTTTTTCAGGCAGACTTATTACCTACAAAGACAAAACATTTTACGATACAAAAACTCTATTTGCAGACTCAACTTTTTTTGACATTTTTTCTTTTCCACTACTGGACGGCAGTGCTCAAAAGGCCTTGGTGGCTCCCTATAGCCTTGTAGTAACCGAAAAAATTGCAAAAAAATACTTTGGCAAGGAATCTCCGGTTGGTAAAATATTAAAGTTAGATACATTAACTGTAATGGTGACGGGTGTTATGAAAGACATTCCTCTTAATTCGCACATCAATTTTGATTGTCTTGTTTCAAGAAGTACCTTATTTGAAATGAATAAAGGCGAGTCAACCTGGCGCGACGATCATGAAAAGAATTGGCTAAACTGTAATGCCTATTCCTATTTACTTTTGAAAAATAAAGTAGATGTAAAAAATTTTGAAACTAAGGTGAATAAATACTTGACCATAGAAACTGCGGGTTTAAAAAAAGACATTGGTATGTGGATGAATGTTGCGGTACAACCGATTCTTGATATTCATTTAAAATCAAAAATGGAGCACGAATTCCGCGGGACTAAAAACAGTGATATTTCTTATGTTTATATTTTTTCGGCTACAGCCTTCTTAATTTTATTGATCGCCTGTTGCAATTTTATTAATCTTTCAACCGCTAAATCCTTAAACAGATCAAAAGAGATTGGACTCAGAAAAGTTATCGGCGCCAATCGCGCTCAACTCATTTCACAATTTCTTGGTGAATCTGTGCTGTTCACACTAATAGCAAGCGTTTTATCGTTCTTGCTTGTTTTGCTCTTTTTGCCGGTGTTTAATTCTTTTATTGAAACAAAACTTGAATTTAGCAGAAGTATCGCTTGGCTTTACCTTGCAATTATATTCAGTGTTGGACTACTGGCAGGTTTGTACCCAGCGCTCCTCATGTCATCCTTCGCTCCCATTCGTTCTCTAAAAGGAAAAATTAGTCACGGTATCGCAGATATTATTTTTCGAAAAGGCTTAGTGGTATTTCAATTTTCTATCGCCATTGTTTTAATTATTGTAACAACCTTAATTCTTCGGCAACTAGACTTTATCCAGAACCGTAACATTGGTTTAAATAAGGATCAAGTATTAACAATTGAACTAAGAGGCATCGGTCCGCAGAAAGGTGATGTACTTGTTAAAGAGTTGAGTAAAAATCCAAAAGTTTTAAGCACAAGCTTAACCAATTTTACATTTAAAGGTATACCAAACATTACGGTGCTTCCAGAGGGATTCGCCCAAACAGAATTAACAGGGTGTGCAGTTATTTCGGTAGATGAAGATTTTTTAAAAACCATGCAAATAGAAGTTCTTGAAGGAAGAAATTTTTCTAAAGACTATTCTACAGATATTAACGAGGCCTTTATAGTAAATGAAGCGGCCGTAAAAGAATTCAGGTGGAAAACACCCAAAGAAGCCATTGGCAAAAAAGTGGAATGGGCTTTCGGCAAAAATGGAAAAATAATTGGTGTGGTAAAAGATTTTAATTTCGCCTCGATGAAGGAAAATGTAAAACCTCTACTCATTCATATTTTCAAGCATTGGCACGGCACAGTGATTGCTCGTTTAAAAACCGATAATCTTACTTCAACCATGAAAGAGATAGAAGCAACGTTTAAAACAGTTGCGGGAGATGCTCCGTTTAAAGCAACCTTTATGGAAGATGACTTTAACGCTTTATATCAATCTGAAAAAAATATGCGTTCAGTATTGAGTACTTTTACTTTTTTAGCTGTGCTTGTTGCATGCCTTGGTTTGTTTGGTTTAGCGACCTTCACCATCAAACAACGCTTCAGAGAAATAGGTATCCGCAAAGTGCTTGGCTCAAGCGTTAGTGACATCGTACGACTATTATCTAAAGATTTTTTAAAACTGGTAGTTATTTCTTTTCTAATAGCATCTCCAGTTGCCTGGTATGCCATGCATAAATGGTTACAGAATTATGCTTTTCGTATTGATATTGGCGCTTGGGTGTTTATTATTTCTGGCTCATTGGCACTTCTAATTGCTTTTTTAACCGTGAGTACTCAAGCCATAAAAGCCGCAATTGCCAATCCTGTAAAAAGCTTAAGAACCGAATAATTATGCTAAAAAATTATTTAAAAATAGCCTTCCGAAATATTTTACGAAACAGAAGTTCGGCCTTAATTAACATTGTCGGTCTTGCAACTGGAATCGCAACGTGTATGCTTATTTACATGTATGTGAACCATGAACTCTCTTTTGATAGATTCAATAAAGATTCAAAAAATATTTATCGTCTGGTTTTTGATTATCAATTTCCAGATAAATTAGATCACTTAGCTGTTGCCGCACCGATTGCGGGAATTACGATAAAGAAAGATTTTCCTGAAGTAGTAAATTATACTTCCATTTCACCATACGGAGCAAAACTTTTAGTAAAATATGGTGAGAAGAAATTTTACGAAGAAAATGTTTATGTGGCAGACTCTACTTTTTTCTCCGTGTTTGACTACAAACTTATTTCAGGAAACAAGAACACCGTGCTAAGTCAACCGAACACGATTGCAATTAATGAGACAATGGCGAAAAAGTATTTTGCCAACGAAAATCCGATTGGAAAGGTGCTGGAGTATGATAACAATGATGGAACATTTGCTTCCTACAAAATAACAGGTGTGTTCGAAGATGTTCCTTCTAACAGTCACCTCGTGTTTAACTCGCTTGTTTCTTACAAAACATTGGAAGTACTTTTTGGTGCACAGGGTATTAACAGTTGGCATAACGCTGGTTCTTTTGTTTTTCTACAACTCAAAGAAGGAACGA
This region includes:
- a CDS encoding efflux RND transporter periplasmic adaptor subunit, giving the protein MDRVIEKKKWTTRKIITIAFVVSIVMLIAGSIYFTSGATKLNVDSERLTISEVKKGSFKEFIPVNGIVLPLTTIYLDAVEGGRVEEKFVEDGTMMKRGEPILKLLNTDLELSLANQETSVFNLLTQMRISRNAAQQNTIMKLNQRSDIENTFKESERIYKVNKQLFEQKVISEQDYKQSENNYTYAVQKRKLTEQILKQDSVSTKEEYAQAEESYKRTQQSLAIMRKKVEDLIVRAPIDGQLTSLDAEIGQNKNKGERLGQIDVLSGFKVRVDIDEHYISRIYTGLIGEFTFSGKDYKLKIHKVYTQVTNGKFQVDMKFEGEIAKEIRRGQTLQIRLALSDETEALLLAKGGFYQQTGGNWVFKLNEDGSKAYKVDIQLGRQNPEYYEVMQGLKPGDKIITSGYDNYENTQELVLKESK
- a CDS encoding ABC transporter ATP-binding protein; this encodes MIKVTELEKIYRTEEVETVALNKISFDIKTGEFVAIMGPSGCGKSTLLNIIGLLDDLDGGSFKFNDIEVAKFNERKRAEMRKHNIGFVFQSFNLIDELTVFENVELPLIYTGVATAERKRIVDEVLDKIQIAHRRNHYPQQLSGGQQQRVAVARAVVNKPKLILADEPTGNLDSRNGNDVMQLLTDLNEQGTTIIMVTHSEHDARYTHRIINMLDGQIVTQNIKI
- a CDS encoding ABC transporter permease, encoding MLKNYFKIAWRNLLKNKLFSFINIIGLAIGIGCCVLIFIYVENELSYDTFNENADRICRVTSVVYQEKKEEHFAPTSPITVQKIQDGFPEVEKIVRLTFSGRLITYKDKTFYDTKTLFADSTFFDIFSFPLLDGSAQKALVAPYSLVVTEKIAKKYFGKESPVGKILKLDTLTVMVTGVMKDIPLNSHINFDCLVSRSTLFEMNKGESTWRDDHEKNWLNCNAYSYLLLKNKVDVKNFETKVNKYLTIETAGLKKDIGMWMNVAVQPILDIHLKSKMEHEFRGTKNSDISYVYIFSATAFLILLIACCNFINLSTAKSLNRSKEIGLRKVIGANRAQLISQFLGESVLFTLIASVLSFLLVLLFLPVFNSFIETKLEFSRSIAWLYLAIIFSVGLLAGLYPALLMSSFAPIRSLKGKISHGIADIIFRKGLVVFQFSIAIVLIIVTTLILRQLDFIQNRNIGLNKDQVLTIELRGIGPQKGDVLVKELSKNPKVLSTSLTNFTFKGIPNITVLPEGFAQTELTGCAVISVDEDFLKTMQIEVLEGRNFSKDYSTDINEAFIVNEAAVKEFRWKTPKEAIGKKVEWAFGKNGKIIGVVKDFNFASMKENVKPLLIHIFKHWHGTVIARLKTDNLTSTMKEIEATFKTVAGDAPFKATFMEDDFNALYQSEKNMRSVLSTFTFLAVLVACLGLFGLATFTIKQRFREIGIRKVLGSSVSDIVRLLSKDFLKLVVISFLIASPVAWYAMHKWLQNYAFRIDIGAWVFIISGSLALLIAFLTVSTQAIKAAIANPVKSLRTE